A DNA window from Myxocyprinus asiaticus isolate MX2 ecotype Aquarium Trade chromosome 15, UBuf_Myxa_2, whole genome shotgun sequence contains the following coding sequences:
- the si:ch211-79k12.2 gene encoding oocyte zinc finger protein XlCOF6, with translation MDKDRLAAGACSWLEMHTFIGDLMAASASVSGHPLREQRTEETLSSIWHTARPETLRPKASHPPHSNPSRQSQEKIALDFGLHSEERERESKDHGSHVQHRTCTCSGCPLSSSPSPSTLQTLKPRGSPVSQIQPPSPPLSTPPQQVKEPSSAPVGLGLCLGLGLSLEEESSEPTSTSNPEPVHPQQEDKGTSTHSPIPHTNPASPPVQAFPCLCCHRGFQTCTQLLRHQKDPEAHIAHSHHHYYHHHCPLTSCMPCAQLHHVTTNQSLPSFPCLSCQRTFPTCTQLLHHQQGHAQQEGLQQLSCMHCNASFPRPSQLLQHQRTQHASKAGGFLCAECGRAFNSHSNLRIHLNVHTGARPYSCTDCGKSFSQSGALKIHSRIHTGERPFTCSYCGRGFPHLAGVRAHQRTHTGEKPYSCTQCGKCFTQSGALKIHTRIHTGERPFVCSLCGKSFSNRSGIRFHHRTVHGIVTEPNSVGRPSLAANASSPGSNFQRVQSSGQGADNCSSLNQIYFRQMEERNPSSKGQLSGNGDKRALPYACEDCGQRFQDAPSRNRHQTLQHYSAEEREREDRGTDKTKE, from the exons ATGGACAAAGACAGACTCGCA gcCGGAGCATGCTCTTGGCTGGAGATGCATACTTTCATTGGCGACCTTATGGCAGCTAGTGCATCAGTTTCTGGTCATCCATTGAGAGAGCAGCGTACTGAAGAAACACTGAGCTCTATCTGGCACACGGCTAGGCCTGAGACCCTAAGACCCAAAGCCTCTCATCCTCCCCATTCAAACCCATCCAGACAGAGCCAGGAGAAAATTGCTCTAGATTTTGGTCTGCATTCTGAGGAAAGGGAAAGAGAGTCCAAGGACCATGGAAGCCATG TTCAGCATCGTACCTGCACATGTTCTGGCTGCCCACTTTCCTCGTCTCCCTCTCCTTCCACACTCCAGACCCTGAAACCCAGAGGCAGCCCTGTCTCACAAATCCAACCACCCTCACCTCCCCTGTCCACCCCACCACAGCAGGTCAAAGAGCCCAGCTCTGCCCCTGTCGGCCTGGGCTTGTGTCTGGGTTTGGGTCTCTCTTTGGAGGAGGAGAGCAGTGAGCCTACAAGCACGTCTAACCCTGAACCTGTTCACCCCCAGCAGGAGGACAAAGGCACCAGCACCCACAGCCCAATCCCGCACACAAACCCAGCCTCCCCACCTGTTCAAGCCTTTCCCTGTCTATGCTGTCACCGTGGGTTTCAAACCTGCACGCAACTTCTACGCCACCAAAAGGACCCGGAGGCACACATCGCCCACTCCCACCACCATTACTATCACCATCACTGCCCTCTCACCTCATGCATGCCGTGTGCCCAGTTGCACCATGTCACCACGAACCAGTCACTCCCCTCCTTCCCATGCCTGTCCTGCCAGCGCACCTTCCCCACCTGTACCCAGCTCTTGCACCATCAGCAAGGCCATGCACAGCAGGAGGGCCTGCAGCAGCTCTCGTGCATGCACTGCAATGCCTCTTTCCCCCGGCCTTCACAACTACTGCAGCATCAGCGTACCCAGCATGCATCCAAGGCGGGCGGCTTTCTTTGTGCTGAGTGTGGCCGTGCATTCAACTCTCACAGTAATTTGCGCATCCACCTCAACGTGCACACTGGCGCACGGCCATACAGCTGCACAGACTGTGGTAAGAGCTTCAGCCAATCAGGGGCACTTAAGATTCATAGCCGAATACACACCGGAGAGAGGCCGTTTACCTGTTCTTATTGCGGGAGGGGTTTCCCTCACCTGGCGGGGGTGAGAGCCCATCAGCGCACACACACAGGGGAGAAACCTTACAGCTGCACCCAGTGTGGGAAGTGCTTTACTCAATCTGGGGCCCTAAAGATCCACACTCGCATCCACACTGGTGAGAGGCCTTTCGTCTGCAGCCTCTGTGGGAAGAGCTTCTCCAACCGATCCGGCATCCGCTTTCATCACCGCACTGTTCATGGGATTGTGACAGAGCCCAACTCTGTGGGAAGGCCAAGCCTGGCTGCAAATGCATCATCCCCTGGTTCAAACTTCCAGAGAGTACAAAGCTCTGGTCAAGGCGCTGATAATTGCAGCAGTCTCAACCAGATCTATTTCCGGCAAATGGAAGAGAGGAATCCGTCCAGCAAAGGACAGTTAAGTGGCAATGGGGACAAAAGAGCCCTTCCATATGCCTGCGAAGACTGCGGTCAGCGCTTTCAAGATGCTCCGTCTAGAAACAGACACCAGACATTGCAACACTActctgcagaagagagagagagggaagacaGGGGTACAGATAAAACCAAGGAGTAG